The Periophthalmus magnuspinnatus isolate fPerMag1 chromosome 17, fPerMag1.2.pri, whole genome shotgun sequence sequence TCCCATGTTGTGTACAGGTGCGGGTGCCATACAGAGTTGTGGGCCTAGTTGTGGGACCGAAAGGAGCCACTATCAAGCGCATCCAGCAGCAGACGCACACCTACATTGTAACTCCAAGTCGAGAGAAGGACCCTGTCTTCGAGGTGACCGGGATGCCCGAGAACGTGGACCGAGCCCGGGAGGAGATCGAGACACACATCACTCTGCGAACTGGCACCTTTGTGGATCTGCAGGGAGACAACGACTTCCACACCAATGGCACTGATGTCAGTTTGGAGGGCCTGGGTGCACTGAGTGCTGGCCTAGGAGCCTCGCTGTGGTCCCGGGCAACTGGGCACCATTCAggcccctctcccccctctcctcccccagcCCTCTCCATGGCCATGCAGCACTCAACTGGGCGAAAGCTGTCCTCTGCAACATACCACTCGCACAATGGCACCCTGAACTCTGATGGTTTTACTAACAGTCGCAAAAGCAATGAAGGGGGTAGCCCCACCAGTCCTTTTAGCACTGGCTCCAGCAGTGCTGGAGGGGGGCTCAGTTTTGGGGGTGACTCTACACCAGGATTGCCTTCCTCTGATGAACTGGGCTTCGAGTTCAGCACTTCCAACATTTGGGCACCCTTTGTGAATGGGACAGCCTCCAAGTCGAGCTCCTCACAGCAGCCCCTGCGCAGGAACAGCAGTGGTCTGAGCGGAGGGGCCATTACACCTCGTCTGTCGCCTACTTTGCCTCAGGACACAGCCATAGGATCTCTGGAGCACCCGCTGGCCCGCCGCGCTCAGAGTGACCCGCTTAGCACCCTGTCCTGGCTGCAGTCGGGTGGCAGCAGCGGCTCCTTCTCGGCAGCGTCCAGTTCCAGCTCAGGTGCGTCCTCCACTGGGTACTCATCCTGTTCGGCCTCCTCACTGCCTGGGGGCTCGCCCACCGACTCCGAGGGGGGCAGCAGTGGGCTGAGCGCCGGCATGTTGAGCAGGCTTAAGAGCTCGCTCCCAGGTGTGGGCTTGGTGGGCGTCGGTGGAGCGGTCAACAGGGACTGTTTTGTTTGCTTCGAGAGTGAGGTTACCGCCGCTCTGGTACCTTGTGGTCATAACCTCTTCTGCATGGAGTGTGCGGGCCAAATCTGCCAATCTGCTGAGCCAGAGTGCCCTGTGTGCCACACCCCCACCACACAGTGCATCCGAATTTTCTCCTAATGCCCAAAGGGAAACAGGGACAATATGAGGGCAGGAAGGGGACTGGAGAGGCACAACCGGTGGGAGAGGAAATGGAAAGATTGACACTAATAATCTTAACCTtcaactaaaataaatgcattataatgCTATTCAGACACTGACTTTTTGCTgatattaacaataataataataataataataatgacaattatTTTCAGAATGAAGTTAATTAAACAGATGGCTGGGACTTTAACAGTCTCTTAGCAGTGAGCTTATGGAAACAAACTAGTGTCTTATCTATCTTCATGCCTTCATTTCACCTGGATGGGCCTATGCATGGCTCTTTCTGGACAGTTCTCCATCTGGCTTTTTCAGATTTATGCCTGCTTTCCGTCTCACAGCCTTTCCTTTTGACACTTTtgtatttaacatatttttgatgaagcTGACAGCGAGGCCTGCACTTTTTCTACTCTACTACTTAATTTTATTGTTCCTAAAGGAACACAAACTGTTCTGCAATTCTCTGCTTTCTTGACTTTCTTACTCATGCCGTTTGTGGTGTTCAGTGACAGTTTGCCATTTTCTTAAAGCTCTGAACTTTTCTTTAAAGGTCGGCATGTAGTCAGGCACTGAGCAGAACAATATATGTCTGATGGGTACATTCTCTGCCACATAAACATGTGGTGAGCTTAGCCAATGGTGATGCCAAACAAATGCTTGTGAAAGGAA is a genomic window containing:
- the LOC117384922 gene encoding RNA-binding protein MEX3B produces the protein MPSPLFHPEIMDHDVVISSQHSGDQESRDEEHQEALRFALDQLSLMALDKVDCGGGGNGLDALDGTPASGSEGCNGVGGGGYVDLQMLDHPSGSRDSPTSCSPSPEYYGSGGYHMAGSHTMLHGEQSSVLCNRKRSVNMTECVPVPSSEHVAEIVGRQGCKIKALRAKTNTYIKTPVRGEDPVFIVTGRREDVEMAKREIVSAAEHFSMIRASRCKAGGPGGGGSLPGPPHLPGQTTIQVRVPYRVVGLVVGPKGATIKRIQQQTHTYIVTPSREKDPVFEVTGMPENVDRAREEIETHITLRTGTFVDLQGDNDFHTNGTDVSLEGLGALSAGLGASLWSRATGHHSGPSPPSPPPALSMAMQHSTGRKLSSATYHSHNGTLNSDGFTNSRKSNEGGSPTSPFSTGSSSAGGGLSFGGDSTPGLPSSDELGFEFSTSNIWAPFVNGTASKSSSSQQPLRRNSSGLSGGAITPRLSPTLPQDTAIGSLEHPLARRAQSDPLSTLSWLQSGGSSGSFSAASSSSSGASSTGYSSCSASSLPGGSPTDSEGGSSGLSAGMLSRLKSSLPGVGLVGVGGAVNRDCFVCFESEVTAALVPCGHNLFCMECAGQICQSAEPECPVCHTPTTQCIRIFS